ACCTTTCAATACGCTGACAGCTACCTCGCCGAGACACTCGCGTATGAGCTTTCGCCCGATTTGCCACTCGATCGGTCCATTCACGTCCCTGCAATCCACCTCAACACGTTCCACGCCTTTCGCGATGTTCAGCCAGACCGCTGGGGACAGAGACTCATCGAGTCTGCGGAACGCCGCGATGCCCGGGCCGCAGGCCGTGCACCACGGCGACTGACCGACCTCGATATTCTTCTGCGCATTCCGGATGAGACAAGACAGGGCGCGCTCCGATTCCTCAAGGAGGGGGAGCCCGCGCCTCCCTCGGCCGATATTGCACCAGTGGAGCGACTTCCTTGGGTTGCTGCGGTAACCGGACGCATTGAGACAGACGACGCGCTCGACGAGCAGGCACTCAGGCTCTTACCGACGGGCACCGGTGCAGGTGGCGCGCGCCCGAAGTTCACGGTTCGCCTGCCATCGGGCCGACTGGCGCTCGCAAAACTCCCCAGCCGTTCCGACCGCTGGGATGTGGCGCGCTGGGAAGTGGCGACTGCCCGAGCTGCTGTCGAGGCGGGAATTAGAGTTCCCGAGATCAACTATGTCCCCGGTCACGAAGGCAGCGATGGAATCACCGTCATCGATCGATTCGACAGGGGGATCGACGGTCGCCGCATTGGCTACAGGAGCGGAGCCGGGCTACTTGAGCTCACGGATGCGACTGACTATTCGTATGCGGATCTCGCGTCGGCGGCTCTGGCCGTTTCAACGCGACAAGACGAGCTTGGCGCGGAACTCTTCCGCCGTGTGGCATTCACGGTACTGGTCAACAATGTTGACGATCACGCCCGAAATCACGGCTTCCTGCGAACCGAATCTGATTGGGAGATCTCACCTGCGTTCGACGTCAATCCGCATCCTGCCCCTCTTGAAGCAACGCCGATCGATCGAGACGACGACCCCACGAACCGAGACTTAAGGCGGCTCATCGCCGACCGAGACCGCTATGGCGTAAGTCTCGACCTTGCGCGGGAGTCGATTGCACTGGCGATCGAGGCCGCTGCCAGTGTGCCCGGAAACGCCCGCGAGCTCGGCGCGACCGACAGGGAACTCGACTACTTTGCAGACATATTCGACGAAGTGCGATTCGAGGATGCGCGAGCGCTGATCGGACCGCCGGGGGCGGTCGACCCACGCGCAACCGGAAAAAGCAGAGCTCGCGACGCACTCGGACGGTTCACCCCATCCGAGTAATACTCGCGCTCAATCCCCAGTTCGGCGAGCAAACGTTGTTCGCCAATCCCGAATTCGGCGTGTGCCCGGGGCGCGCTACTTCGTCTGGGAGTCCGTGAACTTGGCGACTTGGTCCTCGAGGTCCTGCGTCTCGACCGCGACGAGGGTGTTGATCTCGTGCTGCCGGGCGAGGGTTTCGACCTCGTCGAATGCGCCGCCACCCTCAATGAGCGCAACGATTGCCTCATGCTCTTCCAGCGTCGCGAACGCGCGGCCCGGTGCCGCCCAGAACGCGGATCGACGAATCACCTGCATCCGCATCCACTCGGCGTCGAGCAGAGTGTTGAGGTGCTCGTCCTCGCTCTTCTCGTAGAGCACGCCGTGGAATTCTCGGTTCAGCTGACCGAACGTCGCAGTGTCGAAACTCTCGAGAGCCGTGCGCATCCGCGCGTTCAGCTCGCGCGCTTCCGCAAGATCATCCGCGGTGAGGTTCGGCGCCGACAGCGCGGTCGCGAGGCCTTCGAGTCTCGACAGCACGCGCAACGTTCCCTTCCACGCGTCGCCGTCGAATCGCTTGACGGTAGCCCCGACGTTCGGCGTGATCTCGACCCACCCCTCAGCCTCGAGGCGCCGAAGCGATTCGCGCCAGGGGCCCGAACTGATCCCATACTCTCGCGACACCTGATCGATCACGATTCGGAATCCGGGGACGAATGTGCCGTCGGCAATGCGGGCTTTGAGAATGTCGTATGCCTGCTCGGACTTGCTTTTCGTGCTGGCGGCTTCGTTGCTAACCATCCTTGAATCCTAATAGAAATCACAAGAGATTTCTTCAAGAATCCGACGAGATGTGTTCGCAGGCAGAAAAACGAGAGCAGCGCGTGCAGGCGCTGCTCTCGTTTTCGAGTGCTAGTTTGTTAGTGGATTCGGGGACCGTAGTCGTGGCCGCGACCGTGGTGGCGCCGCTCTTGGGGGCCGCCGTGACCTTCGTGGCCGCCGCCGCATCCACCGCGACCGCCGCCATGACCGCGCCCGCCACCGTGACCACCGTGCCCGCGACCACCGTGACGACGGGAGTACATCCCGGCATAACCGTCGGGCGCGTATTCGGACATCTGGGACATCCAGCGCTCGAAGCGCTCCTCCCCCATCCGCGCGCGGGCCTGCTCGCTCCAGCGGTCGAAGTCCTCGTCGAGAACTTCACCCTCCGCCTCGAGCTGCGACTCAAGCTGCTCGATGATGCGGTCGAGGAATCCCTCGAGCTGCACCTGCTCCTCCTCGGTGAGTGCCGAGAACGCATCCGGATGCTGCGGCTTGAGCTGCTCAGTGTTCCGCCCCTCTTCGGTCAGGCGGATGAGGATGACGCGCTTGTCTTCTTCGGACGGCTCGCGGGCAATGAGCCCGGCGCGTTCGAGCTTCCCGAGGAGTTCGTTGAGCGAGGCAACCCGCATGCCGAGGATGAACGCGAGGTCCTTCGTCGGGACGGCATCCTGGAGCTTGAGCGCCGCAAGGATGCGGCCCTGGCCGCGAGTCGGGTCGGATGCATGCCCCGGCCCGACGTGCTCGCCGAGGCCTCGGCCGGAGTCGGGACGGTGGGAGCCGCCGCGATAGCCGCGGGGCTTCATAAGACGTGAAACGTGTCGAAACTTCTGAAAAAGTGTTTCGGTATCCATGAGTTGGATCCTTTCGTAAAGTTGCTGGTACCTGTAGTTCTGGTACCTGTTGAATAATCTACAGGCCCCAGTTGGAAATAGCAACAGGTACCTGCGAAAACTTTTTCAGGCGGACACAACGATGCGCCCTTCCCCTGGTTTCCCAGGGGAAGGGCGCGCGGGCTGGCCGGGCACTACTCGCAGAACGCAGGTGCCTCGTCGACGTTGTCGGCGGTCACGAGCAGCACTGGCGACTGCGCGACCTTCTCGCCGTCGGGGTTCTCGAGCAGTCCCACGGCGTTGATCACCGAGTTCGCGCCGAGCTGCGCCGCCGAGTCCGACACCGTCGCGGCAAAGGTGCCGTCAGTAACCGCCTGGAGGCCGGGGTCGGTGCCGTTCGTCGTGACGATCTGCGCATCCGAACCGGCGGCGTCGAGCGCGGTCTGCACGCCGAAGGCCATGTCCTCGTTAAGCACGAACACGTAGTCAAGATCCGGGTTCGCCTGGATGATGTTCTCCGCAGCTTCCTGCGCCTTGCCGCGGTTGAACATGCCCGGCTGGTTCGCCACGACGGACACATTCGCGTCGAGCGCTTCTTCGAAACCGGCCGCAACGAAGTCGCTGGACGCGCCCGGCGCGCCCGCCACAACCGCCGCCGTGACATCCGCACCGGCGGCATCCTCGTCGACCCAGTCGGCCGCAAGCTCGCCCACGTGGGCCAGGTCGACGACCGTCGCGCCCAGCACCGAGTCGAGGTCTTCGGTCATGACCGCGGTCAGATAAATCGGTACACCCGCATCCGTCGCGGTGCGAATCGCACCCTCGAGCGAGTCGACGCTGACCGTGTTCAGCACGATCGCATCCACACCGCGCGAGATCATGTCTTCGACATTCGCAATCTCTTGGGTCGCATCCTGTCCGGAAGATGCCGTGAGAATCTCGACGCCGGCCTCAGCTGCACCGGATTCGGCACCGTTCAACAGGCAGGTGCCCCACTCATTGTCGGCGCTGCCAATGAACCCGACAGTGAGGCCGCCGCTCGCCTCCGCGCCGCCAGCATCCGCGGTCGCGCCCGTGTCGCCGCCGGACGAGCATCCTGCCAGAAGCAAGCCCGTGAGTGCGACACCCCCGCCAGCGAGGAGCCCATAACGTCGATTCTTCATGATGATTCCTTTCTCGAAGCACGCCGTCGTGCCTCACGATCCGGCCGGTGCGGCCGGATCGATGTGATGGATATAAAGGGGATGGAGCTAAAAGGGGATGTGGTGAGAGGTAAGCGGCCGGAGCGAGCTCAGACTTTTCGCCGGCGCCACTGCACGACGTTGAGGATCGCAGCGATGAGCAGCACCGCGCCGACCGACATGGCCTGGAAGTAGCTCGAGACGCCGAGCAGGTTGAGCGCATTAGCGACAATGCCAAGCAGCAGCACGCCGAGCACCGATCCGAGGATGCTGCCCTTACCGCCTACCAGCGACGTGCCACCGATGACCACGGCCGCGACGGCCTGCAGTTCGAGGCTGAGGCCGCCGATCCCCGGGCTTGCCGCGCCGAGCCGTGCGAGGAGCATGACCCCGGCGATGCCCGCGAGCATCCCACCCATCGAGTACAGCAGGATCTTGTTGCGCGCCACCGGGATGCCAGTGAGTCGGGCGACCTCTTCGTTGCCACCCATCGCGAAGGTGTTGCGGCCGAAGGAGGTGTAGCGCAGGACGAGAGCCACGACGACGCAGATCACGATGGCGGCGAGCAGGATGTACGGGATGCCGAGAATCGCACCGTTGCCAAACTCGTAGAGCTTGTTCTGGGCCGAGACGCTCAGTCCGTCGATGACGACGAGTGCGAGACCGTCGAGCAGGGTCGCAGTGGCGAGGGTTGCAACGAATGGAGTCACCTTCGTATAGGTAACGACGATGCCGTTGACGAAGCCGATCGCGGTCGCGCAGATCAGGCCGATCGTAATGGCGAGCAGCGTGGGCACTTCTAGGGTCAGCATTTGCGCGACGATGCCCATCGTGACCGCGAGGTTGCTGCCGAGCGAGAAGTCGATCCCGCCCGAGATCATGAGCATCGTGAGCCCCGCGGCGATGACCGCGAGCACGCTCACCTGCTTCAGCACGTTCAGGATGTTGTTCGTCGTCAGGAAGGCATCGGTGCCGATCGAGGTGATGATGACCGCGATGATGATGACGACAATGAGGCCGATGTGAGCCGTATTGAGCGTGCTCAGCTTCGGTGCAGCGGACTTGGTGATCGCGCTCACCGGCGCGGTAGTGGTGTTCTCAGGCACGAGCGGGTTCTCCGATAGTGAGTGCGACGAGTTCGTCACGGGTGACAGATTCGGCGTTGCGTTCCGCGACGATGCGGCCGCCGTTGACGACGATGATGCGGTCAGCGAGGCGAAGCACCTCGTGAACGTCGGACGAGGACAGGAGGACGGCGGAGCCGCCCTCCGCGAGCTGGTCGATCTCGCGGTGAATGTCTTCCTTCGCGGCGATGTCGACGCCGTTGGTCGGCTCCTCGAGGAAGATCGCGTCGGGCTTGTCGGCAAGCCACTTCGCGAGCAGCACCTTCTGCTGGTTTCCGCCGGAGAGCATCGCGACGGCGGGATCCGCGCCAATGGTCTTGACGCCCCAGGCCTGCCGCAGCTCGCGAGCTCGGCGATGCAGGTCCTGCCAGTTCACGAAGCTCCGGCGCTCCTTGCGGTCTCGCGCCATCAGGATGTTTTCATCCACACTGAGCCCACCGACCAGGCCATTCGCAATGCGGTTGCCGGTGATGCAGCGCAGCCCGCTTCGTAGCGATTTCTTGACGCTGCCGAAGGGCACGACCTGTCCGTCGATCTCAAGCTTCCCCGAGTCGGGAATCGATCGCCCGGCCAGAGCGCCGAACAGCACGGCTTGCCCGTCGCCGGCAGGCCCCAGGACGGCGACGATCTCGCCGCCGCGAACCCGGACATTCAGCCGCTGCAACCGACGGCCCGAGCTGAGGTCTTCGAGCGCGATCCGCTCTTCACCGAGAGCGCGATCGGCTCGATCAGGGCGGGTCTGCACCACGTCGCTGCCGACCATCGCGCGGACGAGCGTCGGCACATCCAGTTCGCTACGAGGCACCGTGAGCCGCTTGCGACCGTCGCGCATGATGGTGACGCGATCTGCCAACTCGAGAATCTCATCCAGGTGGTGCGAGATATAGATGATCGCGCGCCCCTTGCTGCGCAGTAGCTTGACGAGGTCGCGAACGCGCTCCGCCGCGGCACCGCCAAGCGTGGCCGTGGGCTCATCCAGGATCAGGATGTGGCCCTGGTGGTTCTCGCGCGCAATCTCGACAAGCGTCTGTTCGGCCGACGTCAGGTTGCCGGCAAGGATGCGCGGGTCAATATCGAGCCCAATCTCGCCCAGGAGCACGCGCGCCTGCTCGTGGACCCGCTTCCAGTCGATCGCGCCGCCGCGCTTGGGGAGTCGGCCGATGAGCAGGTTCTCCCCCACGGTCAGGCTGTCCACGAGATTGCGCTTCTGCGGCACAGTGGCAATCCCGTGCTCGCGAGCCTTACGCGGGGTGAGGGAATGCACCTCCGCACCGTCGATGTACATCTCGCCCTCATTGGGCACGATGCTGCCGCTGATGACGTTGACGAGGGTGGATTTACCCGCGCCGTTCATCCCGACGAGGGCGTGCACCTCCCCCGCACGGAGGTCGAAGTCGACATCGCGCAGTGCCGCCGCACCGCCGAAGTGCTTCGAGATGCTGTGCATGTCGATCACTGTGGCGCCGCGTTCGTCCGTCGGTGGCGCTTTGAGTTGCTGATCTGGTTTCACCAGGCCTCCTGCGTCGTTGCAGTGGAAGGCGATCTACCGTGAGGCGATCGCGTTGTTGATCCGCGAGACGTCTGTGTCTCGGCGTCGTGGGACAAAGTTAGCGCGATTTCGATATATCTGCAAACATAACTTGTGGAGCGAAGGTTATATATGCCAACATATGTTCCCAAGCGATCCTCACCGTTGAGCATCGCGAAATCTGGTGCAACAGGGCACCCCCAATCACACGACAAAGGTGTAGGTGATTCGAATGACCCGAGGCAAAGCTCTCATCGTTGGTGGCGGCATTGGCGGACTCTCGACTGCGATCGCGCTGGCGAACGCGGACTACGAGGTACGCGTCGTCGAACAGCACGAGGACCTCCGCTCCTCGATTTTCGGCGTGGGCATCATCCAGCCGATCAATGCGCTGCGCGCCCTTAAGATGCTCGGCGTGCTCGACGAGTGCCTCGACCAGGGCTTCCCCGCGAAGGCGTGGGGCGCCATGTACGACGTAGACGGCAATTTCCTTCACGAGATGGCAGGCTCCAAGATCGAGGATGACGACCTCCCCCCGATGAACGGCCTCACCCGCCCGAAGTTGCACAAGATTCTCACCGACGCCACGCTCGCAGCCGGGGCCCGGATCGACTACTCGACCGCGTTCTCGGAGCTCACCGAGGAAGAGGATGGCGTCGTCGTCACCCTCGCTGACGGCTCATCCGACAAGTACGACTTCGTGGTCGGGGCGGACGGCGTCCGCTCGGCCGTCCGCCTCTACGTGCTCGACGCAGAACTGCAGCCCCGCTACATCGGCCAGTCCGCCTACCGATTGAACATTCCCCGCGAACCCGAAATCGACCGCATCATCCTGCAGGAGGGGCCGAAGGGCATGGCCGGCCTGGTGCCGATCGGTAAGGACATGGCGTACCTCTTCTTCAACGCGGAAATGCCGCGCGAGGGTCGCCCCCAGGGTGCCGAGCTCGTGTCCTCGCTGCGCGAGTACCTCTCGGACTACAAGGGCATCACCGGCAAGATTCGCGACAAGTACCTCACCGAGGATGCGGACATCGTACTTCGCCCGGAAGAGTCACTAATGGCCTACGGCGAGTGGCACAACGGTCGCGTTGTGCTCATCGGCGACGCGGTGCACGCGATTACTCCACACCTCGGACAGGGCGCCGCTCAGGCCATCGAAGATGGCGTCGTGCTCGCCGACAGTCTTGTGAACGCTGGCTCTCTCGAAGAGGCATTCGCGAACTACACTGAGCGTCGCTTCGAGCGCTGCAAGCTCATCGTCGAGACGTCGCTCGCCATTGGCGAATGGGAATGCGGCCACCTGGACGACTTCGATAACGTGGCCGCCACGAACCATGTCCTCGAAATAATGGCACAGCCGCTCTAGGCGCCAAACGCTTCGACACGTATCTCGCTGGCCGATAGGTTGCCTGACCTGTCGGCCAGCCGCATGCGCCGAGGGTTGTTAGGCTCAGCCCATGACTGACCGCCAGGATACGGTGTCGGCGGAAGAAGTTCGCGCCCCCGAATCGGATGCATCCGTTCACGCATTGACCGTGACATTACGCGAATTAGCGTGGACCGTGCACTATCGGATTCCGGATCGAGCTCAAGTGCCGTCAACCGAATTGACGCTATTGAAGCAAATCATCGATCAGCCCGGATCGACGGTCGGCCAGTTGTCGGCGGCCCTGAATATCCGGCAGTCGAATACGAGCACTGCGGTCCGCTCGCTGGTAGAGCGGGGCTTCGTCGAGCGAGTGCCCGACACCTCCGATAAGCGAGTCGTGCACATTCACGCGACGGAGCAGGGCGAGACCGAGCACGCCGAGATTGCACTCGCCTGGGCCGCCGGGCTGGACGATGCGATCGCGGCGCTATCCCCGAGCAACTCCAGCAGCTCATGGATGCACATGACGCACTGCACGCGCTCGAGCGAATCATCCGCGCAAATTAACTAAAAATAGGCCCCACTTGGCGGGGCCTATTTTTTGTGCGTATTGAAGCGGGATGCGCCCGGAGTCTGGCTGCGCTCCCACGGGCATTTGTTTCGGAAACAAAAAAAGAGGGGAACACCCAAAACGAGTGTCCCCCTCAAAAAGAAGTCCGGCAGTGACCTACTCTCCCACACAGTCCCCCATGCAGTACCATCGGCGCAAAGACGCTTAGCTTCCGGGTTCGGAATGTAACCGGGCGTTTCCATCTCGCTATAACCACCGAAACACTATCGAATTATCAACCACCACACCCCACCACGAACACCAACCCACACGGATTGACACTCGTAACAGAGCACGGCACTCGACTATATATCGAGAACCACAAAGCGGACGCAAACATCGTTACACGAATCAAATCTTCGGTCTATTAGTACCGGTCAGCTCCACACCTTACAGTGCTTCCACACCCGGCCTATCAACCCAGTCATCTACTGGGAACCTCACCCCAAAATAGGGAAGGAAGTCTCATCTCGAAGCCGGCTTCCCGCTTAGATGCTTTCAGCGGTTATCCATCCCGAACGTAGCAAATCAGCAATGCCCTTGGCAGAACAACTGACACACCAGAGGTTCGTCCTTCTCGGTCCTCTCGTACTAAAGAAAGATCTCCTCAAACTTCCCACGCGCGCAGCGGATAGAGACCGAACTGTCTCACGACGTTCTGAACCCAGCTCGCGTACCGCTTTAATGGGCGAACAGCCCAACCCTTGGGACCTACTCCAGCCCCAGGATGCGACGAGCCGACATCGAGGTGCCAAACCATGCCGTCGATATGGACTCTTGGGCAAGATCAGCCTGTTATCCCCGAGGTACCTTTTATCCGTTGAGCGACAGCGCTTCCACAAGCCACTGCCGGATCACTAGTCCCGACTTTCGTCCCTGCTCCACCTGTCAGTGTCACAGTCAAGCTCCCTTGTGCACTTACACTCACCACCTGATTACCAACCAGGCTGAGGGAACCTTTGGGCGCCTCCGTTACTCTTTAGGAGGCAACCGCCCCAGTTAAACTACCCACCAGGCACTGTCCCTGAACCGGATCACGGTCCGAAGTTAGATAACTAAAATAACCAGAGTGGTATTTCAACAACGACTCCACACCAACTAGCGTCAATGCTTCACAGTCTCCCACCTATCCTACACAAGCCATTTCAATCACCAATACCAAGCTATAGTAAAGGTCACGGGGTCTTTTCGTCCTGCTGCGCGTAACGAGCATCTTTACTCGTACTGCAATTTCGCCGAGTTCGCGGTGGAGACAGCTGGGAATTCGTTACGCCATTCGTGCAGGTCGGAACTTACCCGACAAGGAATTTCGCTACCTTAGGATGGTTATAGTTACCACCGCCGTTTACTGGGGCTTAAATTCTAGGCTTCGCCAAAGCTAACCCTTCCTCTTAACCTTCCAGCACCGGGCAGGCGTCAGTCCGTATACATCGTCTTGCGACTTCGCACGGACCTGTGTTTTTGATAAACAGTCGAGTCCCACTGGTCTCTGCGGCCACCACACCCTGTCCGGAGTAAATCCGTATAAGTGGATGGCCCCCCTTCTCCCGAAGTTACGGGGGCATTTTGCCGAGTTCCTTCACCACGATTCTCTCGATCTCCTTAGTATTCTCTACCTGACCACCTGTGTCGGTTATGGGTACGGGCAACACTGCAACCTCACGCCGATGCTTTTCTTGGCAGCATAGGATCACCGACTACGTCCCAAAAGAGACTTCCGCATCAGATCTCAGGCTATTCAGTGACGGATTTGCCTATCACTGGCCCTACATCCTTGCCCGGATACAACCATTCACCCGGCTCGGCTACCTTCCTGCGTCACACCTGTTAATACGCTACACTCACGGATTCGGTTCACAACCTCCACCCCCAAGCAACCCGAAGGCCACAAGAAGACTTCACTTGCTTAGCATCACCCGCTCGCATTGGGCGGTCACACCATCGGTACGGGAATATCAACCCGTTCACCATCGACTACGCCTGTCGGCCTCGCCTTAGGACCCGACTAACCCAGGGAAGATTAGCTTGACCCTGGAACCCTTAGTCATTCGGAGGACGGGTTTCTCACCCGTCTTTCGCTACTCATGCCTGCATTCTCACTCGCGTGCCGTCCACGATCAGTTCACACTACCGCTTCACCCAACACGCGACGCTCTCCTACCAATCCAACAAAAAATTGAATTCCACAATTTCGGTGGTGTGCTTGAGCCCCGTTACATTGTCGGCGCGGAATCACTTGACCAGTGAGCTATTACGCACTCTTTCAAGGATGGCTGCTTCTAAGCCAACCTCCTGGTTGTCACTGCAACTCCACATCCTTTTCCACTTAGCACACGCTTAGGGACCTTAATTGGTGGTCTGGGTTGTTTCCCTCTCGACGATGAAGCTTATCCCCCACCGTCTCACTGCTACGCTCTCACTTACCGGCATTCGGAGTTTGGCTGACGTCAGTAACCTTGTCGGGCCCATCGGCCATCCAGTAGCTCTACCTCCAGCAAGAAACAC
This DNA window, taken from Gulosibacter molinativorax, encodes the following:
- a CDS encoding sugar ABC transporter ATP-binding protein, which codes for MKPDQQLKAPPTDERGATVIDMHSISKHFGGAAALRDVDFDLRAGEVHALVGMNGAGKSTLVNVISGSIVPNEGEMYIDGAEVHSLTPRKAREHGIATVPQKRNLVDSLTVGENLLIGRLPKRGGAIDWKRVHEQARVLLGEIGLDIDPRILAGNLTSAEQTLVEIARENHQGHILILDEPTATLGGAAAERVRDLVKLLRSKGRAIIYISHHLDEILELADRVTIMRDGRKRLTVPRSELDVPTLVRAMVGSDVVQTRPDRADRALGEERIALEDLSSGRRLQRLNVRVRGGEIVAVLGPAGDGQAVLFGALAGRSIPDSGKLEIDGQVVPFGSVKKSLRSGLRCITGNRIANGLVGGLSVDENILMARDRKERRSFVNWQDLHRRARELRQAWGVKTIGADPAVAMLSGGNQQKVLLAKWLADKPDAIFLEEPTNGVDIAAKEDIHREIDQLAEGGSAVLLSSSDVHEVLRLADRIIVVNGGRIVAERNAESVTRDELVALTIGEPARA
- a CDS encoding FAD-dependent monooxygenase — encoded protein: MTRGKALIVGGGIGGLSTAIALANADYEVRVVEQHEDLRSSIFGVGIIQPINALRALKMLGVLDECLDQGFPAKAWGAMYDVDGNFLHEMAGSKIEDDDLPPMNGLTRPKLHKILTDATLAAGARIDYSTAFSELTEEEDGVVVTLADGSSDKYDFVVGADGVRSAVRLYVLDAELQPRYIGQSAYRLNIPREPEIDRIILQEGPKGMAGLVPIGKDMAYLFFNAEMPREGRPQGAELVSSLREYLSDYKGITGKIRDKYLTEDADIVLRPEESLMAYGEWHNGRVVLIGDAVHAITPHLGQGAAQAIEDGVVLADSLVNAGSLEEAFANYTERRFERCKLIVETSLAIGEWECGHLDDFDNVAATNHVLEIMAQPL
- a CDS encoding GntR family transcriptional regulator, producing MVSNEAASTKSKSEQAYDILKARIADGTFVPGFRIVIDQVSREYGISSGPWRESLRRLEAEGWVEITPNVGATVKRFDGDAWKGTLRVLSRLEGLATALSAPNLTADDLAEARELNARMRTALESFDTATFGQLNREFHGVLYEKSEDEHLNTLLDAEWMRMQVIRRSAFWAAPGRAFATLEEHEAIVALIEGGGAFDEVETLARQHEINTLVAVETQDLEDQVAKFTDSQTK
- a CDS encoding sugar ABC transporter substrate-binding protein, which translates into the protein MKNRRYGLLAGGGVALTGLLLAGCSSGGDTGATADAGGAEASGGLTVGFIGSADNEWGTCLLNGAESGAAEAGVEILTASSGQDATQEIANVEDMISRGVDAIVLNTVSVDSLEGAIRTATDAGVPIYLTAVMTEDLDSVLGATVVDLAHVGELAADWVDEDAAGADVTAAVVAGAPGASSDFVAAGFEEALDANVSVVANQPGMFNRGKAQEAAENIIQANPDLDYVFVLNEDMAFGVQTALDAAGSDAQIVTTNGTDPGLQAVTDGTFAATVSDSAAQLGANSVINAVGLLENPDGEKVAQSPVLLVTADNVDEAPAFCE
- a CDS encoding MarR family winged helix-turn-helix transcriptional regulator; this translates as MTDRQDTVSAEEVRAPESDASVHALTVTLRELAWTVHYRIPDRAQVPSTELTLLKQIIDQPGSTVGQLSAALNIRQSNTSTAVRSLVERGFVERVPDTSDKRVVHIHATEQGETEHAEIALAWAAGLDDAIAALSPSNSSSSWMHMTHCTRSSESSAQIN
- a CDS encoding ABC transporter permease — protein: MPENTTTAPVSAITKSAAPKLSTLNTAHIGLIVVIIIAVIITSIGTDAFLTTNNILNVLKQVSVLAVIAAGLTMLMISGGIDFSLGSNLAVTMGIVAQMLTLEVPTLLAITIGLICATAIGFVNGIVVTYTKVTPFVATLATATLLDGLALVVIDGLSVSAQNKLYEFGNGAILGIPYILLAAIVICVVVALVLRYTSFGRNTFAMGGNEEVARLTGIPVARNKILLYSMGGMLAGIAGVMLLARLGAASPGIGGLSLELQAVAAVVIGGTSLVGGKGSILGSVLGVLLLGIVANALNLLGVSSYFQAMSVGAVLLIAAILNVVQWRRRKV
- a CDS encoding MarR family winged helix-turn-helix transcriptional regulator; the protein is MDTETLFQKFRHVSRLMKPRGYRGGSHRPDSGRGLGEHVGPGHASDPTRGQGRILAALKLQDAVPTKDLAFILGMRVASLNELLGKLERAGLIAREPSEEDKRVILIRLTEEGRNTEQLKPQHPDAFSALTEEEQVQLEGFLDRIIEQLESQLEAEGEVLDEDFDRWSEQARARMGEERFERWMSQMSEYAPDGYAGMYSRRHGGRGHGGHGGGRGHGGGRGGCGGGHEGHGGPQERRHHGRGHDYGPRIH
- a CDS encoding type II toxin-antitoxin system HipA family toxin; amino-acid sequence: MTFQYADSYLAETLAYELSPDLPLDRSIHVPAIHLNTFHAFRDVQPDRWGQRLIESAERRDARAAGRAPRRLTDLDILLRIPDETRQGALRFLKEGEPAPPSADIAPVERLPWVAAVTGRIETDDALDEQALRLLPTGTGAGGARPKFTVRLPSGRLALAKLPSRSDRWDVARWEVATARAAVEAGIRVPEINYVPGHEGSDGITVIDRFDRGIDGRRIGYRSGAGLLELTDATDYSYADLASAALAVSTRQDELGAELFRRVAFTVLVNNVDDHARNHGFLRTESDWEISPAFDVNPHPAPLEATPIDRDDDPTNRDLRRLIADRDRYGVSLDLARESIALAIEAAASVPGNARELGATDRELDYFADIFDEVRFEDARALIGPPGAVDPRATGKSRARDALGRFTPSE